One window from the genome of Luteithermobacter gelatinilyticus encodes:
- the rplI gene encoding 50S ribosomal protein L9, translating to MQVILLERIAKLGQIGDVVSVKDGYARNFLLPQNKALRATKANLDYFEAQRKEIEARNLEAKKEAEAVAAKMDNVSAIIIRSAGDSGQLYGSVSSRDIAAALVEQGYQVNRNQIVLDRAIKSIGIYAIEIRLHPEVSVTVSINVARSKDEAEIQAKGEEVRAREAAEEISVEDYFEKPEEVIEELSAEATEEASEPEAETEAEATETEEENKSE from the coding sequence ATGCAAGTCATTCTTCTTGAACGTATCGCCAAGCTGGGACAGATCGGGGATGTGGTGAGCGTTAAGGACGGTTATGCCCGTAACTTCCTGCTGCCGCAGAACAAGGCCCTGAGAGCCACGAAGGCCAACCTCGATTATTTCGAGGCTCAGCGCAAGGAAATTGAAGCCCGCAATCTGGAAGCCAAAAAAGAGGCCGAAGCAGTTGCTGCGAAAATGGACAATGTTTCCGCCATTATTATCCGCAGCGCCGGGGATTCCGGACAGCTTTACGGTTCTGTGTCTTCCCGGGACATTGCCGCAGCCCTCGTGGAACAAGGCTATCAGGTAAACCGCAACCAGATCGTTCTGGATCGGGCGATCAAATCCATCGGCATTTACGCCATCGAAATCCGTCTGCACCCGGAAGTCAGCGTCACCGTTTCCATCAATGTGGCCCGTTCCAAGGATGAAGCGGAAATTCAGGCCAAAGGCGAAGAAGTCCGGGCCCGCGAAGCTGCCGAAGAGATTTCCGTCGAAGACTATTTCGAAAAACCGGAAGAAGTTATTGAAGAGCTTTCCGCGGAAGCCACAGAAGAAGCTTCTGAACCCGAAGCTGAAACTGAGGCCGAAGCTACGGAGACAGAAGAAGAAAACAAAAGCGAATAG
- a CDS encoding replicative DNA helicase — MADNPEIPSTPLDKDTNVIAYNAAKFREIPHNLEAEQALLGAILSNNDAIAQVQDFLEAQHFANAAHQKIYEACRKLIEKGMIASPVTLKPYFEQEETLEEVGGAAYLASLVGSSISIINAADYGQIIYQMALKRELIKIGTDIVNDAYDHDLDKNAQDQIENAERALYSLAETGASEGGFKSFAKAAAEAVQVIEISRKNAGKLSGVTTGFTSINNHIGGLHKSDLVILAGRPAMGKTALATNIAFNAAKAYLEQARAGIPHEENRGAVVAFFSLEMSADQLATRILAEQAQLPSQDLRKGQLNQEQFNRLARTAQEIEELPLFIDDTPQLTIGGLRTRARRLQRQHGVGLVIVDYLQLLRGGNDRGRGPENRVQEISEITRGLKGLAKELQIPVLALSQLSRTIESRDNKRPLLSDLRESGSIEQDADMVTFVYRPEYYLHQQQPDPGTPEHVTWLEECDKMLGKAEFIIGKQRHGPTGIIELRFNSETTKFSDPPMADDHLPERNF; from the coding sequence ATGGCAGACAACCCGGAAATCCCCAGCACTCCTCTCGACAAAGACACCAATGTCATCGCCTATAATGCTGCGAAATTCCGTGAAATCCCCCATAACCTCGAAGCGGAACAGGCGCTGCTTGGCGCAATTTTATCCAATAATGACGCCATTGCCCAGGTTCAGGATTTTCTGGAAGCCCAACATTTTGCCAATGCCGCCCATCAAAAAATCTATGAGGCCTGCCGCAAACTGATCGAAAAAGGCATGATTGCCTCGCCGGTCACCCTGAAACCTTATTTCGAGCAGGAAGAAACCCTGGAAGAGGTGGGCGGGGCGGCGTATCTGGCCTCTCTCGTAGGCTCGTCCATCAGCATCATCAATGCCGCCGATTACGGCCAGATCATCTACCAGATGGCGCTCAAACGCGAATTGATCAAGATCGGCACCGATATTGTCAACGACGCCTATGATCATGATCTGGACAAAAACGCTCAGGATCAAATTGAAAACGCTGAACGGGCGCTTTATTCCCTGGCCGAAACCGGGGCCAGCGAGGGCGGCTTCAAAAGTTTTGCCAAGGCCGCGGCAGAAGCCGTACAAGTCATTGAAATTTCCCGAAAAAACGCCGGGAAACTGTCAGGCGTGACAACCGGTTTTACTTCCATCAACAATCATATTGGCGGGTTGCATAAATCCGACCTGGTTATTCTGGCGGGCCGTCCCGCCATGGGAAAAACGGCGCTTGCCACCAATATCGCCTTCAACGCCGCCAAGGCCTATCTGGAACAGGCCCGCGCCGGCATTCCTCATGAAGAAAACCGCGGCGCGGTGGTGGCATTTTTCTCTCTGGAAATGTCTGCTGATCAGCTGGCCACCCGTATTCTTGCGGAACAGGCGCAACTGCCGTCCCAGGATCTGCGCAAAGGTCAACTCAATCAGGAGCAGTTCAACCGGCTTGCCCGCACCGCACAGGAGATTGAGGAACTGCCGCTGTTTATCGACGACACCCCTCAGCTTACCATTGGCGGCCTGCGCACCCGGGCGCGCCGCCTGCAACGCCAGCATGGTGTCGGGTTGGTGATTGTGGACTATCTGCAATTGTTGCGCGGAGGCAATGACAGAGGCAGAGGCCCGGAAAACAGGGTCCAGGAAATTTCCGAAATTACCCGTGGCCTCAAAGGCTTAGCCAAAGAACTTCAGATTCCGGTTCTGGCCCTTTCTCAGCTCAGCCGAACCATCGAATCCCGGGACAACAAACGCCCCCTTCTGTCTGACCTGCGTGAATCCGGGTCTATTGAGCAGGATGCGGATATGGTGACTTTTGTTTACCGCCCGGAATATTACCTGCACCAGCAACAGCCTGACCCCGGGACACCGGAACATGTGACCTGGTTGGAGGAATGCGACAAAATGTTGGGCAAGGCCGAATTCATCATCGGGAAACAGCGTCACGGCCCTACCGGCATTATTGAATTGCGTTTTAACAGCGAAACCACCAAATTTTCCGACCCGCCCATGGCGGACGATCATTTACCGGAGCGCAATTTCTGA
- the alr gene encoding alanine racemase, whose translation MTSDMMIPEATIWELPSDCQASLTIDLPAIVENYQTIRRLANDIEAAAMVKADAYGTGIERVAPALYHHAGCRQFFVANLAEAVKLRRHVPQAVIYVLNGIFPGHETVFRDHDLRPVLNTPEQLAFWRELGGGAPCALHFDTGINRLGFSPEQTERLLNTPEPLNALTIRLVMSHLACADMTDHPLNEKQRHAFHKICEAFPDCPASLANSAGILLGRSYHFDLLRPGLLMFGGNPAIPAPLPEGIRPTCTITGRVLQIRQLEKNMTVGYGATWTAPNSRRIAIVNVGYADGYLQKFNNTGRAFIDGVDVPVVGRVSMDMLALDISDEKLSTVKVGQEVELLGPHITLEKASELSNLSQYEILTGVRERYQRIYIPID comes from the coding sequence ATGACTTCCGACATGATGATCCCGGAGGCAACCATATGGGAACTTCCTTCGGATTGCCAGGCCAGTTTGACCATTGACCTGCCGGCAATCGTTGAAAATTATCAAACCATTAGGCGACTGGCGAACGATATCGAGGCCGCCGCGATGGTCAAGGCCGACGCCTATGGCACGGGAATCGAAAGGGTCGCCCCCGCATTATATCACCATGCGGGCTGTCGCCAGTTTTTTGTCGCCAATCTGGCGGAAGCCGTGAAATTGCGCCGGCACGTGCCACAAGCGGTCATTTATGTGCTGAATGGAATTTTCCCGGGGCATGAAACAGTATTCCGGGATCATGACCTGCGCCCGGTTCTCAATACGCCGGAACAGCTGGCCTTCTGGAGAGAACTTGGCGGGGGGGCGCCCTGTGCCCTACATTTTGATACCGGAATCAACCGGCTTGGTTTTTCTCCCGAACAGACAGAAAGACTATTGAATACGCCGGAACCCCTGAACGCGTTGACGATCCGTCTGGTTATGAGCCATTTGGCCTGTGCCGATATGACCGATCACCCGCTGAACGAAAAACAGCGCCATGCCTTCCACAAAATATGTGAGGCCTTCCCGGACTGCCCGGCGAGTCTTGCCAATTCTGCCGGTATTCTCCTGGGGCGAAGCTACCATTTTGACTTGTTGCGGCCGGGCCTGTTGATGTTCGGCGGCAATCCTGCCATCCCGGCCCCCTTGCCGGAGGGCATCCGCCCGACCTGCACCATCACCGGTAGAGTATTACAGATCCGCCAGTTGGAAAAAAACATGACAGTGGGATATGGAGCGACCTGGACCGCCCCGAACAGTCGGCGCATCGCCATTGTCAATGTGGGATATGCGGACGGATATCTTCAGAAATTTAACAATACGGGACGGGCCTTTATCGACGGCGTAGACGTGCCGGTAGTGGGCCGGGTATCCATGGACATGCTGGCCCTTGACATCAGCGACGAAAAACTCAGTACCGTCAAGGTCGGACAGGAAGTAGAGCTTTTGGGGCCGCACATTACACTTGAAAAGGCGTCTGAACTGTCTAACCTAAGCCAATATGAAATTCTGACAGGGGTGAGAGAGCGTTATCAACGGATCTATATCCCCATAGATTAA
- a CDS encoding MlaE family ABC transporter permease, with product MNFLAIIGRVVFLFLQAAGRVGLFATASVSHMFAPPYYLRSLVRQMMTVGYYSLPVVGLTSLFTGAALALNIYEGGSRFNAESVLPSIVVIGIVRELGPVLCGLIVAGRVSAAMAAEIGTMRVTEQIDALATLSTDPFKYLIAPRVLATTIMMPFMLVIVADTIGVFGGFLIATGKLGFNPSTYITTTVDFLEQIDVMASLTKGAVFGFMLSLMGCYHGYYSRGGAQGVGVATTNAVVSACILILLSNYIVTEMFFGT from the coding sequence ATGAATTTTCTTGCCATTATCGGGCGTGTGGTTTTTCTGTTCCTACAAGCCGCCGGGCGCGTCGGCCTGTTTGCTACTGCTTCGGTGAGCCACATGTTTGCCCCCCCCTATTATCTGCGGTCCTTGGTCCGGCAAATGATGACCGTAGGGTATTATTCCCTGCCGGTGGTGGGATTGACGTCGTTGTTTACCGGTGCCGCGCTGGCGCTCAATATTTATGAAGGCGGCTCTCGTTTTAATGCGGAAAGCGTGCTGCCCAGCATCGTCGTGATCGGCATTGTGCGCGAACTGGGTCCGGTGCTGTGTGGTCTGATTGTTGCCGGACGTGTCAGCGCCGCCATGGCCGCCGAAATCGGCACCATGCGGGTCACGGAACAGATTGACGCCTTGGCCACCCTGTCCACGGACCCCTTTAAATATCTGATTGCGCCGCGGGTTCTGGCCACCACCATCATGATGCCGTTCATGCTGGTGATCGTGGCGGATACCATCGGCGTGTTCGGCGGTTTTTTAATTGCCACAGGCAAGCTGGGGTTTAATCCCAGCACCTATATCACCACCACCGTGGACTTTCTGGAACAGATTGACGTCATGGCCAGCCTGACCAAAGGCGCCGTTTTTGGATTCATGTTATCCCTGATGGGCTGTTATCACGGTTATTACAGCCGCGGCGGCGCCCAGGGCGTAGGGGTTGCCACCACCAATGCTGTGGTGTCCGCCTGTATCCTGATCTTGCTTTCCAACTATATTGTGACAGAGATGTTTTTCGGCACATGA
- a CDS encoding ABC transporter ATP-binding protein, whose translation MNKSSPIHQPKISLQGVRKQFGRKTVLENINLDIMPGESMVIIGGSGSGKSVTLKCILGLLHPDGGSIKIDGQETVGMKNRDRRKILRKFGMLFQGAALFDSLPVWENVAFGLLAEKSVSRKEARDVAIEKLRRVGLEPDVADLSPAELSGGMQKRVGLARAIAHEPEIIFFDEPTTGLDPIMADVINDLIVECVKDLGATTLTITHDMSSVRKIADRCAMIYKGNIIWSGPRDQIDHSGNDYVDQFIHGRAEGPIHMEILKS comes from the coding sequence ATGAACAAATCTTCCCCTATACATCAGCCCAAAATCAGCCTTCAGGGCGTTCGCAAACAGTTCGGGCGCAAAACCGTACTGGAAAACATCAACCTGGACATCATGCCCGGGGAATCCATGGTGATCATCGGCGGCTCGGGCTCCGGAAAATCCGTTACGCTGAAATGTATCCTCGGGCTTTTACATCCGGACGGGGGCAGCATCAAAATCGACGGCCAGGAAACCGTAGGGATGAAAAACCGGGACCGGCGCAAAATTCTGCGCAAATTCGGTATGCTGTTTCAGGGCGCGGCGTTGTTTGACAGCCTACCGGTCTGGGAAAATGTCGCTTTTGGTCTTCTTGCGGAAAAAAGCGTCAGCCGCAAGGAAGCCCGGGACGTCGCCATTGAAAAACTGCGCCGGGTAGGGCTTGAACCGGACGTGGCGGATTTGAGTCCCGCAGAACTGTCCGGCGGCATGCAAAAACGCGTCGGCCTCGCCCGCGCCATTGCCCACGAACCGGAAATCATCTTTTTTGACGAACCGACCACAGGCCTTGACCCGATCATGGCGGATGTGATCAATGACCTGATTGTGGAATGCGTGAAGGATCTGGGGGCAACCACACTGACCATTACCCATGACATGTCGAGCGTGCGCAAGATTGCCGACCGCTGCGCTATGATTTACAAGGGCAACATTATATGGAGCGGCCCCCGGGATCAGATTGATCACAGCGGCAATGACTATGTGGATCAATTTATTCACGGCCGCGCCGAAGGGCCGATCCATATGGAAATCCTTAAGAGTTGA
- the radA gene encoding DNA repair protein RadA: protein MARARKKYVCQSCGTVTSKWMGQCEGCGEWNSLVEETDESLPSGLGRGAANAKGRIIELGDLKGSEAAPPRMVSGIKEFDRACGGGLVPGSALLIGGDPGIGKSTILLQAMSRLAHKGISAVYISGEESTNQVRMRARRLGLADSPVRLGSETSLRDIVSTLEHTTPQVVVIDSIQTMYADTIESAPGTVAQVRTCAQELIRFAKRRNVCVLIVGHVTKDGQIAGPRVLEHMVDTVLYFEGERAHQFRILRAVKNRFGGTDEIGVFEMSDQGLQEVHNPSALFLGNRSDQVTGSAVFAGMEGSRPLLVEMQALVAPSSLATPRRAVVGWDSGRLAMIIAVLDARCGLGLGGYDIYLNVAGGLRINEPAADLAVAAALISSLSGRPIPAETVLFGEISLSGEIRPVGQADARLKESAKLGFEQAYIPANIKHKGKELRLIELDEIRKLVDLVAADFEG from the coding sequence ATGGCCAGGGCGCGAAAGAAATATGTCTGCCAAAGCTGCGGCACCGTCACCTCCAAATGGATGGGACAATGCGAGGGCTGCGGCGAATGGAACAGTCTGGTCGAAGAGACGGACGAAAGCCTTCCTTCGGGTCTTGGCAGAGGAGCCGCCAATGCCAAGGGCCGTATCATTGAGCTTGGAGATCTGAAAGGCAGCGAAGCTGCACCGCCGCGTATGGTCAGTGGGATCAAGGAATTTGACCGGGCCTGTGGCGGCGGTCTGGTGCCGGGCTCGGCGCTGCTGATCGGGGGCGATCCAGGGATCGGAAAATCCACTATATTGTTGCAGGCCATGAGCCGCCTGGCCCATAAAGGCATTTCTGCGGTCTATATCTCTGGCGAGGAATCCACCAACCAGGTGCGCATGCGGGCACGGCGTCTAGGGCTGGCTGACAGCCCAGTCAGACTGGGATCGGAAACCAGTCTGCGGGATATTGTCAGCACCCTCGAACATACAACGCCCCAGGTGGTGGTCATCGATTCCATCCAAACCATGTATGCAGACACCATCGAGTCCGCGCCCGGCACGGTGGCACAGGTGCGCACCTGTGCCCAGGAACTGATCCGGTTTGCCAAACGCCGCAATGTCTGCGTGCTGATTGTGGGACATGTCACCAAGGATGGACAGATCGCCGGTCCCCGGGTGCTGGAACATATGGTGGATACGGTACTGTATTTTGAAGGGGAACGGGCACATCAGTTCCGCATCCTGCGCGCCGTCAAAAACCGGTTTGGCGGCACCGATGAAATCGGGGTTTTTGAAATGAGCGACCAGGGGTTGCAGGAAGTGCACAACCCTTCCGCCCTGTTTCTTGGCAATCGCAGCGATCAGGTCACAGGCTCCGCGGTATTTGCCGGCATGGAAGGGTCACGGCCGCTGCTGGTGGAAATGCAGGCCCTTGTTGCCCCCTCTTCCCTGGCCACGCCGCGTCGGGCCGTGGTCGGCTGGGACAGCGGGCGACTCGCCATGATCATTGCTGTGCTTGATGCTCGATGTGGGCTGGGGCTTGGCGGTTATGACATTTACCTCAATGTGGCCGGAGGGCTTCGGATCAACGAACCCGCGGCGGATCTTGCAGTTGCAGCCGCCTTGATTTCGTCACTTTCCGGGCGTCCAATACCTGCGGAGACCGTTCTGTTCGGGGAAATAAGTCTGTCCGGAGAGATTCGCCCCGTTGGACAGGCCGATGCCCGGCTGAAGGAATCCGCAAAACTGGGGTTTGAACAAGCCTATATTCCGGCTAATATTAAACATAAGGGGAAGGAGCTGCGCCTTATCGAGCTTGACGAAATTCGTAAACTCGTTGATCTTGTCGCAGCAGATTTCGAGGGATAA
- a CDS encoding CvpA family protein, producing the protein MDGLSINPFDAVVLVILLVSAIVSLSRGFTTEALSLAALGGAIFLTLQGHPLVAPYAYQLIRPEFMADILTYALLGALSLVLLKLIASTIGKKIKESHVGAVDRGLGVLFGLARGILLICFFYLLTTPFISEKKYPDWFLDSRSRPLVQYGASMLNAINPYKEDMDFEERRKDIEALQRLKKMVPSFPAEHPDEPGYHEDDAQALDELFKKHSKE; encoded by the coding sequence ATGGATGGCCTGTCGATCAATCCTTTTGACGCCGTGGTCCTGGTGATCCTTCTGGTGTCCGCCATTGTCTCCCTGTCCCGGGGATTCACGACCGAAGCCCTAAGCCTTGCGGCCCTTGGCGGAGCGATCTTCCTGACCCTGCAGGGACACCCCCTCGTGGCGCCTTATGCCTATCAACTGATCCGCCCCGAATTTATGGCGGACATCCTCACCTACGCCCTGCTTGGCGCTCTCAGCCTGGTCTTGCTGAAACTGATCGCGTCAACCATCGGTAAAAAAATCAAGGAAAGCCATGTGGGTGCCGTGGATCGCGGGCTTGGCGTTTTATTCGGCCTCGCCCGCGGCATATTGTTGATCTGCTTTTTTTATCTTCTGACCACTCCCTTTATTTCGGAAAAAAAATACCCGGACTGGTTTCTGGACTCCCGATCCCGTCCACTGGTACAATATGGGGCCAGTATGCTGAACGCCATCAATCCTTATAAGGAAGATATGGATTTTGAAGAGCGCCGCAAGGATATCGAAGCCCTGCAACGCCTGAAAAAAATGGTTCCCTCCTTCCCGGCGGAACATCCGGATGAACCCGGATACCACGAAGATGATGCCCAGGCGCTTGACGAACTTTTCAAGAAACACTCGAAAGAATAA